The stretch of DNA GGCTTGTAAAACATATTTAATGTCCTATATATATTGTCTTATAGAAACATTTTCATACAAACAACAGGAGGTTCTTCATGGTATATACATATATTGACGGTATTCCCGAAGAAAAGTATATGATTGGCATTCAACAACTTCATCAACACGTGTTCGAAGGAGCAGAACTCTCTCTAGAGGAATTGCACAACAAGCATAACTTACTTACATGCCTTGTAGTTTCCAATGATGAAGTAATCGGTTTTAAAATGGGATATGAACTCAGCCCCGATATATTTTATAGCTGGCTTGGTGGTGTACACAGTTCTTATCGCGAACAAGGAATTGCTTCCAAACTAATGGCACTTCAACACAAGCTACTTAAGAATGCCGAATACAAAACGGTTCAAACGAAATCCAGAAATAATCGAAAAGAAATGCTGATTCTTAACATCAAACATGGTTTTAATATCATTTCCACGTATACGAGTGCTAAAGGGAAACATAAGATTATTTTGGAGAAAGATTTATAAGAACTTCACTATCCTTATCGCCATTTTACGGATAAACAATTGTAAGAGTCGTCTCATCCTTTCGACTGAAATGTGCGTGATAATGCTTATATTACCAACGGTAGTGGTAGACTCATGGTAGACACTCAATGGACAAGGGGCTCGATTAATATGAAAGTATATGATGTAACAATAATAGGCGCAGGTCCTGCTGGATTATTTACAGCTTTCTATGGCGGTATGCGTCAAATGTCAGTCAAAATAATTGAAAGTTTACCCAATGTAGGTGGCCAATTAACCGCACTCTATCCGGAAAAATACATATACGATATTGCTGGATTTCCTAAAGTGCGTGCAAAAGAATTAGTAGCCAATTTATCCGAGCAACTATCTATTTTCTCACCCACTATCGTCACAGATCAGTCCGTGGAAGATATGACAAGACTTGAAGATGGTACATGGCAACTGACAACTGAAAAAGAGAAGCACTTATCAAAATCAGTCATTTTCACTACTGGGAATGGCGCGTTTGAACCAAAGCGACTGGAACTCGAAGAAGCAGCCAAATACGAAGGTACGCAACTTCATTATTTTGTAGATGACATGGGCAAATTTGCAGGAAAAGACGTTGTATTATTTGGTGGAGGGGACTCAGCTGTCGATTGGGCACTCATGCTTGAACCCATCGCGAAAACAGTCACTCTCGTACATCGACGTGATTCTTTCCGCGCGCACGAACATAGCTTGGATTTGCTTCATCAATCATCTGTCGTCATCAAAACACCATTTGTAGTGGATCATTTTGAACCAG from Paenisporosarcina sp. FSL H8-0542 encodes:
- a CDS encoding NAD(P)/FAD-dependent oxidoreductase, whose product is MKVYDVTIIGAGPAGLFTAFYGGMRQMSVKIIESLPNVGGQLTALYPEKYIYDIAGFPKVRAKELVANLSEQLSIFSPTIVTDQSVEDMTRLEDGTWQLTTEKEKHLSKSVIFTTGNGAFEPKRLELEEAAKYEGTQLHYFVDDMGKFAGKDVVLFGGGDSAVDWALMLEPIAKTVTLVHRRDSFRAHEHSLDLLHQSSVVIKTPFVVDHFEPEGDTFTHVAVRKSDGDIELLKADYVIVNYGFRSHIGNMKNWGMEMERHAIKVNSSMETTLPGVYAVGDSNTYEGKVKLIACGFGEAPIAINSAKHFVDPETKKHMKHSTDLFSH
- a CDS encoding GNAT family N-acetyltransferase, encoding MVYTYIDGIPEEKYMIGIQQLHQHVFEGAELSLEELHNKHNLLTCLVVSNDEVIGFKMGYELSPDIFYSWLGGVHSSYREQGIASKLMALQHKLLKNAEYKTVQTKSRNNRKEMLILNIKHGFNIISTYTSAKGKHKIILEKDL